CGCAGCTGTGGACTGGCTGACGCTTATGTGGACGCTGATCGGAGTCACACTCACTTCAGCGGGTGGCTGTGCCCTGAACCACTACCTGGAGCGTGAACTCGATCTTCAGATGAAGCGCACGGCGTCCCGGCCCCTTCCGGCCGGCCGCATAGCCCCCGGCAGCGCACTGCGGTTCGGTCTGTTTCTGGTTGCCGCCGGCGTGGGGCTGCTGTGCCCGCTGACCAACCCGCTTACCGGCATTCTGGCAGCGGCAACCGTGGCACTCTACCTGTTTGTGTACACGCCTCTGAAACGCGTGAGTACCTGGAACACGTTCGTCGGAACGCTCCCCGGTGCGCTCCCTGCGCTCGGCGGATACACGGCGGCCACGGGTACGTTCGGAATGGCCGGATGGGCCTTCTTCGCCGTTCTGATTTGCTGGCAGCTGCCCCACTTCTACGCGCTGGCCTGGATGTATCGCAGCGACTATGCCCGCGGTGGGCATCAGATGCTGTCGGTTGCGGCGCCTGACGGACGTTCCCTGCGATTTCAGGTGGTACTCTTTTCGGTGCTCATGGTAGCCGCGTCTCTGGTCCCGTTTCTGATTGACGCAGCGGGGCTGATCTACGCAGCCGGCGCATTGCTGATCGGCATCTGGTTTTTTGTGCCGGTCGCGCGATTCCACCATCAGATGACAGGCGTCGCTGCACGCGGACTGCTTAAGGCGACGGTCTACTATATCCCGCTGCTGGTCCTGCTTATCGTCGTAGATCGCCTGGTCTGAGCAATGACTGCTCCGGTGGAACTGACCAGCCTCTCCCTCGAGGGGATGGAGGCGCTTGTCGCGCGGCTGGGGCAGCCGTCGTATCGAGCGAAGCAGCTCTATCGATGGGTGTACCATAGCGACGCCGCCTCCGTAGAGGCGATGAGCAATCTGCCCGCGGCACTGCGCAGTGCTTTGGCTTCAGAGACAACGCTTGCGCGCCTTGCGCTCACCCACCGCGTTCAGTCCCGGGACCAGACCATCAAATTGCTCTTCAGGCTCTCCTCCGGGCGCCATGTGGAGTCTGTGCTGATCCCGGACTTTGCGACCGAAAATGACCGCTATGGAGAAGGTCCCGCAACCCGCCTTACCGTGTGCGTCTCCAGCCAGGTAGGATGTGCGATGGCGTGTTCCTTTTGCGCCACGGGCCGCATGGGCTTCCACCAGAATCTGACTGCGGGCGAAATTCTTGAACAGGTGGTCCTGCTGGACGCCCTGGCGCACAAGGAGTTCGGGCGCGGTGTGAGCAACGTGGTCTACATGGGTATGGGCGAGCCCCTCCAGAACTACCAGGAGGTTGTCCGAAGCGTGCATCTGCTGCGTGACGAGGCCGGCCTGGGGCTCTCCGCTCGTCGGATCACCATCTCCACGGTCGGCCTGGCGCGGCGGATCAGGCAGCTCGCGGACGATGAGGTCCCGGCCAATCTGGCGATATCGCTGCATGCGCCCGACGACACGAAGCGCTCATCGATCATGCCCGTCAACCGCGCCGCCAAGACAGACCTGACTGCCCTTCGCGACGCGGTGCGCCACTACGCGTCGACCACTGGAAAACCGGTCACCTACGAGTACTGCATGTTCTCCGGATTCAACGACAGCGTGGAGGACGCGCGTAACCTGGCCCGGGTCTGCCGATGGGCCCCTTCCAAGGTCAATCTGATCATGTACAACCCCGTGCCCGGCCTGGGCTTCGACCGGACGGAAGAGAAAACGTTGAATGCGTTCATCCGGGTGTTGGTCGATGGCGGCGTGCGTGTTACTGTTCGGAGGAGCCGCGGCCAGGACATTGCCGCCGCGTGCGGACAACTCGCAGCTGAAACCGACTGATACATGGCCCGCCCTTCCGGCAACCCACTCACCCGCTGGTTCCTGGGATTTTTTGGCGCGATGATCGCCGTGGCAATCCTGCCGCGCACGCTGGTATTTATCCTCCGCCGCATGGCCGGCCGAGTCCTGGCCGAGGCGCTGGGCATCGCCCTGCTCGGGTACCTCGCCGAGCGGTTGCCCGCGCGTCCGCCCGAAGACAGGGCCTAGCGGGCGGCCTCAAGCACTGCGCCGCGCCCGCAGCGCAAGCGCGGCGAGCCACGCCTCATTCAGGCACTACGCCGCGCCCGCAGCGCCAGGGCGGCGAGCCACGCCTCATTCAAGCATCGCGCCGCGCCCGCAGCGCAAGTGCGGCGAGCCACGCCACACCTCCGCAGGCCGCAATCGCAAGCAGACCCAGTTGGTACCCTTCGCTGCCCGCTACCGAAGCAGCCACGGCTCCGATTCCCGCACTCCCGACCAACTGCCCGACGCTGATAAACAGGGTGATGAGTCCCTGGGATACGCCGCGTTCCGAGACACTGGCGGCCGCAAGCAGGATATAGCTCAGTGCCGGGCCCATGATGCCCGCCAACCCGGCGCCAAAGAGCACGGTACCCACGTAAAACCAGAGCAACTGGTGCCCTTTCCAGGCCAGGAGGCCGATGCCGGCTACCAGGATGGCCTGACAGGCCAGCACCACCAGGCGAGAGCCGATCCGGTCCAGGATCCGGCCCGCCACCGGCGAGGCGATAACAATCGAGCCCACAAGCGGGAGAAGCATGAAGCTCGCGGTGCTGGCTGAGACGCCGAACGCCTCAATGGCCAGTCCCGGCAGAAATATGAATGCGGACTCGCTGAGTCCGGCGGCCCCGGCCAGCGCTGCTGCAATGATCACCTGTCGATCCCGGAACAGTCCCGGACGCACCACCGGGTCTTCCGCGCGCCGCTCGCGAAGCACAAAGAGGGGCAGGCCCACCAGAACGAACATGACGGCTCCCCACACCCGCGGATCCTCGAGGCTCTGCGCAAGACGGGCTGCATCGACCCTGTTGACTGCGTAGGCCAGCGAAACCAGTACCATTCCCAGCAGGGCAAGACCGGGCCAATCCAACGGTTTTCTGTCGGGCGATGTGGAGGCGGGCAACCTGCGCGCCCCCATGATCATGACCGTAACCGCCAGAGGCAGATAGGCGACGTAGATGAGCCGCCAATCCACCAGAAGCAGCACGCCGGCCAGGATGGGGCCGATGAGGAATGCGACACCGAACACCGCTCCAAGAATGCCGAGGGCGCGACCGCGGCGCTCCTTGGGAAATGCGTCTCCGACCACAGCCGAAGCCACAGGGAAGATTCCGGAGGCCCCGAGGCCCTGCAGGGCGCGACCTACAAGCAGCACCGCGTAGCTGGGTGCAAGCACCACGATCAGCGCGCCGACTGCAAAGAGTCCGACATCGACCAGATAGACCAGGCGACGACCATGCCGGTCCGACAGCTTGGTCATCACGGGCACACCCAGCAGGTTGAAGAACACAAACGTGTTGAAGGCCCAGGCCAGCGTGCGTTCGTCCACCTGGAAGTGGCTTCCGATGGCGGGAAGCGCCGGCCCCAACACGGCGATGTCGAGTGCAGCCAGCAAAACGCCCAGAAAGAGCGTTGGCAGAAGTCCTCGGTGCTGCTGTGGAGTCATTCGGTGGGGGTCGGCGCCCGAAAATCGCACCTCGCCGGCCACGGCACCACCCCCTTCGACAAATCACCACCGTGTACACGCTAATTGGCCCGAAACTGGTGACACCGGTTGCCAGACCACTTAGTTTTGAACATGCATACTTGTCTCCGGCCCCTCGCTCGATGGGGCGGGCCCCTTGTAGTTGTCCTTCTCGCCGGCTTTTTGACCGGCTGCTCCGCCGACCCGCCGGGAGTTCCTGAAGAGGATCCGTTTCCGCATCGGATTCGGTTGGATCGCGCCGGTGTCGCCTGGGCGGAGAGCACGCTGCAGCACATGTCCAGAGAGCAGAAGGTGTCGCAGCTCTTTGCGGTGCCTGCTCCGGGCACGTTCGGATCCACCGACTCCCCGGAGCACCGACGCGTAGTGGAACTGGTCCGGGACCTGCAGGTCGGCGGCGTCATCTTTTTTCAGGGTACTCCCCACCACCAGGCGGCTTTCGCCAATGAGATGCAGCGTGAGGCCCCGGTTCCGCTGCTCATTTCCCAGGACATGGAAACCGGCGCGGGCATGCGCCTGACCGGTGCCACACGCCTGCCGTCTGCCATGGCGATCGCGGCCACCAGGGATCCTGACCTGGCTTATCTCTCTGGTAGTGCGACCGCGCTTGAGGCCCGTGCCGTCGGCGTGCGACACGTGCTGGCCCCTGTAGCCGATGTCAACGCAAATGCGGGCAATCCGGTCATCGACATCCGGTCATTCAGTGATCAACCCGGACTGGCCGCGGTCATGGTCGACGCGTTCGTGCGGGGTCTGCAGGATGGTGGCGTGCTGGCCACGGCCAAACACTTCCCGGGCCATGGCTCCACGAGTCGTGACTCGCATTTCAGCATGCCGGTGCTGACCGTGGACTATGCCCGGATCGACTCGGTGGACCTGGTGCCCTTTCGGGCTGCGGTTTCAGCCGGGGCAGCGAGCATCATGACCGCGCATGTGGCCTTCCCCAACCTGGATGCGGGAAGTCGCCGGCCGGCTACCCTGTCGCCGCCGCTGGTGAACGGTCTGCTGCGCGACTCATTGAACTTTCAGGGCCTCATCGTTTCCGACGCTCTCAACATGGCCGGAGTGCAGCAGGGTACTCCCGGCACGATCGCGGTGGACGCATTTCGGGCAGGCGTCGACATGCTGATGATGTCGACCAATGTGCGGGCGGCCAGACGGGCCCTCCTGGCGGCGATCGAGAACGGCACGATCTCCGAATCCGAACTCGACATGCGCGTTCGCCGCATCCTCAGAGCAAAGGCCTCGGCCGGCCTGCATACTCAGCGATTTGCTCCGCTGGACGATGTGCGGCGCGAGGTGGCCAACGCGGATCAGCGCGCGCTTTCGGCCAGAGTTGCACGCGAGGGCCTGACGTTGCTCGGCGACACGGCCGCAGCTGGAATCTCAGACCGGCCCGGCACCAATGTCGCGTTCATCGCCGTTTCAGATCGAAGCGACCCGGAGCGGCATCACCCGCTTCGGGAGATGCTGCGCGATCGGCTGCCCGGCGCTCGCATGGAGACGGTTCTGGTGACTCCTGGTACCGCAACCTCGATGCAGGGGGCCGTGCGTCGTGCAGTTCGCGCCGCGGACGACGTGGTTGTTGCCGTCTATGCCACAGCTTCGTCATGGCGGTATCGGCGCGAAACGGCGGGGGCGATTCGACAGGTGTTCAGGGAGCTGCAGGGCCAAGGGGCACACATCGTTGTGCTCGGCACCCCGTATGTCGCCTCTGCGGCCCCATCGGACGCGCGGGTCTTTTTGACCTACGGCGACGGACCGGCCGAGCTTCGTGCGGCTGCCGATGCCGTCTCCAGGAGGGCGGATGTTTCCGGTCGTACGCCGGTCGCTCTTTCGGTGGCGCTACCCGTCGGCTCCGGGCAGCGGCTCCAGGCCCGCTATCCCCGCATGGTGGAAGCCGAGGAGGCGGCCATGGTCGGGGCCGAACTGGACCGCATCGAGACCCTGATGGCCCAGGCGATCGCGGATCGGGCATTTCCAGGAGCCGCCGTGGCAGTCGGTCGCCCTGGCGCGCTGGTCCACACCCGGGGTTACGGAACGTACACCTACGATTCGGCGACCGCAGTGACGGAAACCTCGGTCTTTGACCTGGCGTCGCTCACGAAAGTGATCGCGACGACTACCGCCATCATGCAGCTTTACGAACAGGGGCGGCTCGATCTGGATCGCCCGGTGATGCACTACGTGCACGATTTCGGGCAGAACGGCAAGGATTCCGTCACAGTGCGGCAGCTGCTTACCCACACCGGCGGCCTGATACCCTTTCGGCCTTTCTATCGCCAGGGCATTCGTTCCCGTGGGCGTGTGCTCCAGGCCATATTTGACGAGGAACTGGTCTACGAGCCTGGCACGGAGTCGAGGTATTCGGACTTCGGACCGATCATACTCGCCGAAATTGTCGAGCGCGTCTCCGGTCGGGGATTCGCCACATACGCCCGGGAGGAGATCTTCGAGCCGCTTGGGATGTGGGACACCGGTTTCCGGGCCGTGGGTCGTGGAGCGCGTGGCGACGTCGTGCCGACCGAGGCAGATCGCTACTTCCGATACCGCCTCCTTCAGGGCGAAGTGCACGATGAAACGGCCTGGATCATGGGTGGCGTTGCCGGTCATGCCGGATTGTTCTCGACGGTACAGGATCTGAGCAGATTCGCGAATATGATCGTTCGGGATGGACGCATTGGAGATCGACAGTTCCTGCAGCCGGAAACCATCGAACTCTTTACGACCGCCGTAAACCCCGAGCAGCACTCCCGGGCACTGGGGTGGGACACCAAGAGTCCGGAGCGCTCCTCAGCGGGCAGGTATTTTGGTCCATCCAGCTTTGGGCACACGGGATTCACCGGCACGTCCATCTGGTTTGATCCGGACGAAGAACTCTACCTGATCCTGCTTTCGAACCGGGTGTATCCGTCACGACGCAATTCAGGCCATGTGCCTGTCAGGCGGGCGCTGGCAGACCTTGTGCACGAGACAATCATGGATCCGGACCACACCCACGTTGCGGACTGACTGTAAAGAGTGGTGCAATCCACCAGGTCCGGCGGAACCTGGATTCGTTCGCCCTGCTTGAAGCGCCACCGAATACGCGAGTCACACAGCCATGCCGACCTACACGTACAGGCGCGAGGACGGATCGACCTTTGAGATCGAGCAGCGCATTACCGAAGATGCGCTCACCAACTGCCCCACCACCGGGCAGCCGGTCAAGCGACTCATCACCGGAGGTGCCGGCCTCGTATTCAAGGGATCCGGCTTTTACCTGACGGACTACGCCCGCAAGGGCTCCGAAGGCTCAAAGAGCGGAGCTGAGGGCAAGTCGGAAGCCAAGTCCAGCTCAGGCAGCGACTCCAAACCCGCCTCGAAAGACGCTTCGGCGGGATCAGCGAAGACTGACTGAACGGCGCTGCAGCAATCTGGGGCACGCCCCCGGGCGCGTCTGGCGGGCCGGACGACTCCTGGACGTGCGTTGCGGGCCTCGCTCGTCCCCCCCTTTAGCGGGCCTCGCCTCTGCGCCACCGCTGCACGGCAAGACGCCACTCCCGCTCCTGCTCCATCGACCTGTTGAGCACGTAGTGGGGCACGTTGAGTTCGTCCGGAAAGCCGCGAACTCGATCAAAAACGAAATAGCGACCCGGGTTGCGCTCGTCGTAGGAGTAGAACCAGCGCAGCTGGTCGATGGAGTCCTCGACATACAGGGGCGGTCCCATGACCAGGTACACCATACCCCGGTCCGTCTTCCACCCTTCCTTGAATCCCGAATAGAGCCGGTTGGCCTCCTCGACTCGCGAGTAGTAGTTGGCCAGCGCCCGTCGGGCGAGGATGGGATCGCCGACGGTGCGACCCCAGAATGCATCAAACGCCTCTTTCCGGGCCGCCGCACTACCTGCCTCCCGGATGGCCTGCATTTCGTCCTCGGTGGCGAGGTAGGTAAGCGCGTCGATCATCTGATCAAGCCGGGTTATGCGCGGAAAGCCCTCCGGGCGAGTCAGCGCCGAGCGTCCGGCTGCCCGCTCCGGGGAGGCCGGTGGCGTGCACCCCGACCAC
The sequence above is a segment of the Rhodothermales bacterium genome. Coding sequences within it:
- a CDS encoding FmdB family transcriptional regulator produces the protein MPTYTYRREDGSTFEIEQRITEDALTNCPTTGQPVKRLITGGAGLVFKGSGFYLTDYARKGSEGSKSGAEGKSEAKSSSGSDSKPASKDASAGSAKTD
- a CDS encoding serine hydrolase, with amino-acid sequence MHTCLRPLARWGGPLVVVLLAGFLTGCSADPPGVPEEDPFPHRIRLDRAGVAWAESTLQHMSREQKVSQLFAVPAPGTFGSTDSPEHRRVVELVRDLQVGGVIFFQGTPHHQAAFANEMQREAPVPLLISQDMETGAGMRLTGATRLPSAMAIAATRDPDLAYLSGSATALEARAVGVRHVLAPVADVNANAGNPVIDIRSFSDQPGLAAVMVDAFVRGLQDGGVLATAKHFPGHGSTSRDSHFSMPVLTVDYARIDSVDLVPFRAAVSAGAASIMTAHVAFPNLDAGSRRPATLSPPLVNGLLRDSLNFQGLIVSDALNMAGVQQGTPGTIAVDAFRAGVDMLMMSTNVRAARRALLAAIENGTISESELDMRVRRILRAKASAGLHTQRFAPLDDVRREVANADQRALSARVAREGLTLLGDTAAAGISDRPGTNVAFIAVSDRSDPERHHPLREMLRDRLPGARMETVLVTPGTATSMQGAVRRAVRAADDVVVAVYATASSWRYRRETAGAIRQVFRELQGQGAHIVVLGTPYVASAAPSDARVFLTYGDGPAELRAAADAVSRRADVSGRTPVALSVALPVGSGQRLQARYPRMVEAEEAAMVGAELDRIETLMAQAIADRAFPGAAVAVGRPGALVHTRGYGTYTYDSATAVTETSVFDLASLTKVIATTTAIMQLYEQGRLDLDRPVMHYVHDFGQNGKDSVTVRQLLTHTGGLIPFRPFYRQGIRSRGRVLQAIFDEELVYEPGTESRYSDFGPIILAEIVERVSGRGFATYAREEIFEPLGMWDTGFRAVGRGARGDVVPTEADRYFRYRLLQGEVHDETAWIMGGVAGHAGLFSTVQDLSRFANMIVRDGRIGDRQFLQPETIELFTTAVNPEQHSRALGWDTKSPERSSAGRYFGPSSFGHTGFTGTSIWFDPDEELYLILLSNRVYPSRRNSGHVPVRRALADLVHETIMDPDHTHVAD
- the rlmN gene encoding 23S rRNA (adenine(2503)-C(2))-methyltransferase RlmN, producing MTAPVELTSLSLEGMEALVARLGQPSYRAKQLYRWVYHSDAASVEAMSNLPAALRSALASETTLARLALTHRVQSRDQTIKLLFRLSSGRHVESVLIPDFATENDRYGEGPATRLTVCVSSQVGCAMACSFCATGRMGFHQNLTAGEILEQVVLLDALAHKEFGRGVSNVVYMGMGEPLQNYQEVVRSVHLLRDEAGLGLSARRITISTVGLARRIRQLADDEVPANLAISLHAPDDTKRSSIMPVNRAAKTDLTALRDAVRHYASTTGKPVTYEYCMFSGFNDSVEDARNLARVCRWAPSKVNLIMYNPVPGLGFDRTEEKTLNAFIRVLVDGGVRVTVRRSRGQDIAAACGQLAAETD
- a CDS encoding MFS transporter, translated to MTPQQHRGLLPTLFLGVLLAALDIAVLGPALPAIGSHFQVDERTLAWAFNTFVFFNLLGVPVMTKLSDRHGRRLVYLVDVGLFAVGALIVVLAPSYAVLLVGRALQGLGASGIFPVASAVVGDAFPKERRGRALGILGAVFGVAFLIGPILAGVLLLVDWRLIYVAYLPLAVTVMIMGARRLPASTSPDRKPLDWPGLALLGMVLVSLAYAVNRVDAARLAQSLEDPRVWGAVMFVLVGLPLFVLRERRAEDPVVRPGLFRDRQVIIAAALAGAAGLSESAFIFLPGLAIEAFGVSASTASFMLLPLVGSIVIASPVAGRILDRIGSRLVVLACQAILVAGIGLLAWKGHQLLWFYVGTVLFGAGLAGIMGPALSYILLAAASVSERGVSQGLITLFISVGQLVGSAGIGAVAASVAGSEGYQLGLLAIAACGGVAWLAALALRARRDA
- the cyoE gene encoding protoheme IX farnesyltransferase, giving the protein MNGSTPIPASAVAPPIWRDYLTLTKPEISFLVAISALAGFMLGGSAAVDWLTLMWTLIGVTLTSAGGCALNHYLERELDLQMKRTASRPLPAGRIAPGSALRFGLFLVAAGVGLLCPLTNPLTGILAAATVALYLFVYTPLKRVSTWNTFVGTLPGALPALGGYTAATGTFGMAGWAFFAVLICWQLPHFYALAWMYRSDYARGGHQMLSVAAPDGRSLRFQVVLFSVLMVAASLVPFLIDAAGLIYAAGALLIGIWFFVPVARFHHQMTGVAARGLLKATVYYIPLLVLLIVVDRLV